In Triticum aestivum cultivar Chinese Spring chromosome 5B, IWGSC CS RefSeq v2.1, whole genome shotgun sequence, the following proteins share a genomic window:
- the LOC123116438 gene encoding uncharacterized protein, translating to MTPPALLPRASAVRPLAPASSSPLRARVVAAARTPLAPPRTARPVSLLCTPRRNVDTAAAGGADTKSYWWPWGDEDPPKYVEEGIVETHRRFVRESREAVAALKAAAADACRALVDNFGDIRSLKTVYDVEDDHIDMPFGVLVACIGCYQLWKLDPSTFLDVVLGYAFYRLSVLGSHVRRQGFSNDLFGQLKFVIVIIMAVKDFRKNLALIDAIRTPVYAFYVISFLQDISGQKKYSKYYLAVVIELLKTEEGRGKLVSCF from the exons ATGACGCCGCCGGCCTTGCTTCCTAGGGCGAGCGCCGTGCGACCTCTTGCCCCAGCCTCTTCTTCCCCCCTCCGCGCGCGCGTCGTCGCGGCCGCCCGAACGCCCCTCGCGCCGCCACGCACGGCGCGTCCCGTGTCGCTG CTCTGCACCCCGCGCCGCAACGTGGACACCGCCGCCGCCGGTGGCGCTGACACGAAATCTTACTGGTGGCCGTGGGGGGACGAGGACCCTCCCAAGTACGTGGAGGAGGGCATCGTGGAAACCCACCGCAGGTTCGTGCGCGAGTccagggaggcggtggctgcgctCAAGGCCGCGGCCGCCGACGCGTGCCGCGCGCTCGTCGACAACTTCGGCGACATCCGCTCTCTCAAGACCGTCTACGACGTCGAGGACGACCACATCGACATGCCATTCG GTGTGCTTGTTGCATGCATCGGTTGCTATCAACTCTGGAAGCTAGACCCCTCAACATTTCTAGATGTTGTACTGGGTTACGCATTCTACAGGCTAAGCGTCTTAGGGTCTCACGTCCGGAGACAGGGGTTCTCGAATGACCTGTTCGGGCAGCTCAAGTTCG TTATTGTCATAATCATGGCCGTGAAAGATTTCAGGAAAAATCTTGCTCTCATTGATGCTATCAG GACACCCGTTTATGCCTTCTATGTCATATCATTCCTTCAAGACATAAGTGGTCAGAAGAAGTATAGCAAATATTATT